The Myxocyprinus asiaticus isolate MX2 ecotype Aquarium Trade chromosome 31, UBuf_Myxa_2, whole genome shotgun sequence genome has a segment encoding these proteins:
- the si:dkey-202l22.6 gene encoding interferon-induced very large GTPase 1 has protein sequence MSLHRTTHPDPGPRTTEILSEIDRDKHILLQMLDLHREKVTPLDLTTMLYVTTPNMEDKVPKDPTELSNAFLRRLWLYNPQARSTRCEAVVGVYGLDMDENSQCAINPLDLVAAIYMTTNSFLQQEITHRMVQCNFAVPLYLPPIYPEKKGTLLLCPFRDILGQWKSPSEGAIMKNMADSRMLFLSAVRLGHCSVSKSRVLNHVLGGPHKLNECFINSGMEGGKLPRVFSDGLVEVCWNLISGDHQDKVFPHPVLVANLRGDAANHEKQTSLLCYTSAVLIVFCGSFGIKERELLASWRDNTSHMILIDCSMSTEEDGQENNEHNERIKQRLVKDLELLDGSVIYGCTGDEEAIAKSLRDALNHRIPYLHTANLVGTAGMANDLNIKVDENEICRMAFGEVEEVLSGFEEGVSLYLEDQLPLQGTVWKQLCRLEKEEARHHTTQSITEEKESLIKLLLEYKLTTAMRAFITALCTFDMTKRAFFLSWMRVKLEVMQLDRLSLHRETDREQMPEPCIGLEHFLRELGLVYERYFRSPNSDLCDMFRLPYFGAELLLYGVPLELYDGDVSVFPMNWVYSVLYEVHKQLPKFSRMRVLTVLGFHNSKTAEILSALFGVNFPKWGRRHIKGAYMLLLSLPDNFRKEMDCEFLMFIGTEGLNSQYARQTEGSLVHDSELATFVSGLSDITLVNLPDEVQDDTKRNLQIAINALLCTRDLERKTTFQVASEGAGRDGKIMSYAINVLTKGQSPNESQRETLLANETGVNHILNGPWTSQSVTTQNAQTYSDAVLGLKQSLLTMFHDKAKNGQPTCLGAFMEHMCNLWESVKNGKFAIKFGDTGTADVIIGLCAKLVEGEKQLTDQMDLWVQGMENHINTLKESALQNGEDMDSDGLLRILREEAATQINTEGDKIKASLWDNLREEDIDIALVDNYKASLLKRVDLIQEHMTSNVVQKLEAATTRHNMTVKMHALLMALEAALEVKLRALLQTSKNTECLIEDKELAQEFVNVWEDIPSNWNDPPLQTEEIFTRIVEQLKENLSNRGLINQKIKLWNANQLNGFMVKNGHFALGSKMKKTLKYNKDVAQKFTNNLIEDCNRRVSEKLWRKEGYSDSYMRELLIIVDKGLEVLKLEPFIMKPKFEVDLKGYICSKAAESFQEIQESLMREREIKGRFLKELKEKHMLNFMYQFRKRDQCQRAAQAFTNLCLKPTAEDFIYSSMERQIFHDMLQHKNAQLYSSSEKFHYGLLKDMLLKDRFENFHEYLQSHESFSRKSIENFVATHLSSSVMIEDRRKQKMHQIFELIQRCIIQASENGSGVQSNVRLLLEKICINLQSLGEIFVPTQILEETLFDITIHCEHFLTDLKESVTELSSSIAQGFKENEDVIEVFDDLPCKLQNMLYERLKGCDQRCPFCKAPCDLGEKEHQVHEAVLHRPKGLVCYTNANSTTLSHSTCSADITGKNQFQNRHTGGQSLPFKEYQSIYPDWNISPEDPRNNGAAVYWRYVFVRYNSRFAQEYQCAPATLPQTWERISQEEALRSLKEAFNITE, from the exons CATCGGACAACGCATCCTGACCCTGGGCCCCGCACTACTGAGATAT TGTCTGAAATTGACAGAGACAAACATATTTTACTGCAAATGCTGGACCTGCACAGGGAGAAGGTGACTCCTCTGGATCTTACAACGATGCTGTATGTCACCACCCCAAACATGGAAGACAAGGTACCAAAGGACCCAACAGAGCTCTCAAATGCATTCCTCCGAAGGCTATGGCTGTATAATCCCCAAGCCCGCAGCACTCGCTGTGAGGCTGTAGTAGGAGTGTATGGTTTGGACATGGATGAGAATTCACAATGTGCCATCAATCCCTTGGACCTAGTTGCAGCCATCTACATGACAACAAATAGTTTCCTGCAGCAAGAGATCACCCACCGAATGGTACAGTGCAACTTTGCAGTGCCTCTATACCTACCACCCATTTACCCAGAAAAGAAGGGAACCCTCCTCCTGTGTCCTTTTAGAGATATTCTAGGTCAGTGGAAGTCACCATCTGAGGGAGCTATCATGAAGAATATGGCTGATTCGAGGATGCTGTTTCTCTCCGCAGTGAGACTAGGTCACTGCAGTGTCTCAAAATCTCGAGTACTCAACCATGTGCTTGGGGGTCCACACAAGCTGAATGAATGCTTCATAAACTCTGGCATGGAAGGAGGGAAGCTGCCTCGAGTTTTCTCAGATGGTCTAGTAGAGGTGTGCTGGAATCTTATTTCAGGAGATCATCAGGACAAAGTCTTCCCTCATCCTGTGCTGGTAGCTAATCTCCGTGGAGATGCAGCCAACCATGAAAAACAGACAAGTCTTCTGTGTtacacatctgcagtcctcatagtATTCTGTGGTAGTTTTGGCATTAAGGAGCGAGAACTGCTTGCCTCATGGAGAGACAATACAAGCCACATGATTCTAATAGACTGCTCAATGTCAACTGAGGAGGATGGACAAGAGAATAATGAACATAATGAGAGAATAAAACAAAGGCTGGTGAAAGATTTAGAATTGCTTGATGGTTCAGTAATTTATGGCTGTACAGGTGATGAGGAAGCAATTGCTAAAAGCTTAAGAGATGCCCTGAATCACCGTATTCCATACTTACACACCGCAAACCTTGTTGGCACAGCTGGTATGGCCAATGACCTCAACATTAAAGTTGATGAGAATGAGATCTGTCGAATGGCATTTGGTGAGGTTGAAGAAGTCCTCAGTGGATTTGAAGAAGGAGTGTCTTTATATTTGGAGGACCAGCTGCCCCTGCAAGGTACAGTGTGGAAACAGTTGTGTCGGCTAGAGAAGGAAGAGGCACGTCATCATACAACCCAGAGCATAACAGAAGAAAAGGAAAGCCTTATTAAACTACTACTTGAATATAAGTTAACAACAGCCATGAGGGCTTTTATTACAGCTCTGTGTACATTTGACATGACCAAGCGGGCATTTTTCCTCTCTTGGATGAGGGTCAAACTTGAAGTTATGCAGCTGGATAGATTGTCCCTTCATAGGGaaacagatagggaacagatgcCAGAACCTTGCATTGGACTCGAACACTTCCTGCGGGAGTTGGGATTGGTCTATGAACGATATTTCCGCAGCCCAAACAGTGACTTGTGCGACATGTTTCGCTTACCATATTTCGGTGCTGAACTACTCTTGTATGGAGTTCCCCTTGAGCTCTATGATGGGGATGTCTCGGTTTTTCCCATGAACTGGGTGTACAGCGTTCTTTACGAGGTACACAAGCAGCTGCCAAAGTTCAGTCGCATGAGAGTCTTGACAGTCTTGGGTTTCCACAACTCAAAGACCGCTGAGATCTTATCTGCGTTGTTTGGCGTTAACTTCCCAAAGTGGGGGAGAAGGCATATCAAAGGGGCATACATGCTTCTCCTCAGCCTGCCTGACAACTTCAGAAAGGAGATGGATTGTGAATTTCTGATGTTTATTGGGACAGAAGGTTTGAACAGCCAATATGCAAGGCAAACAGAAGGAAGTCTTGTGCATGACAGTGAACTGGCTACTTTTGTCAGTGGACTGAGTGATATTACGCTGGTAAATTTACCAGACGAAGTTCAGGATGACACAAAACGCAACCTTCAGATAGCAATCAATGCTCTTCTCTGCACAAGAGACTTGGAGAGGAAGACTACATTTCAGGTTGCTTCAGAGGGAGCAGGAAGGGATGGAAAAATCATGAGTTATGCAATTAATGTACTGACCAAAGGACAGAGCCCAAATGAATCTCAAAGGGAGACACTTCTCGCAAATGAAACAGGTGTAAACCATATCCTGAATGGTCCATGGACAAGCCAATCTGTGACTACACAAAACGCTCAAACCTACAGTGATGCAGTTCTTGGGCTAAAGCAAAGCCTGTTGACTATGTTCCATGACAAGGCAAAAAATGGCCAACCAACCTGCTTGGGTGCATTTATGGAGCATATGTGCAACTTGTGGGAGTCAGTGAAAAATGGAAAATTTGCCATAAAGTTTGGAGACACAGGAACAGCTGATGTCATTATTGGCCTCTGCGCAAAACTTGTAGAGGGAGAGAAGCAGCTCACAGATCAAATGGATCTTTGGGTTCAAGGGATGGAAAACCATATAAACACGTTAAAAGAGTCAGCTTTACAAAATGGAGAGGACATGGATTCAGATGGCTTACTCAGAATCTTAAGAGAAGAAGCAGCAACCCAAATCAATACAGAGGGAGACAAAATCAAGGCAAGTCTCTGGGACAACCTCAGGGAAGAGGATATTGACATTGCCCTTGTGGACAATTACAAAGCAAGCCTTCTCAAAAGAGTAGACCTCATTCAAGAGCACATGACATCTAATGTTGTTCAAAAACTTGAGGCTGCTACCACCCGGCATAACATGACAGTCAAGATGCATGCCTTACTAATGGCACTTGAAGCAGCACTGGAAGTAAAACTACGTGCACTCTTACAAACCTCAAAGAACACTGAATGTTTGATTGAGGACAAGGAGCTTGCACAGGAATTTGTTAATGTTTGGGAAGACATCCCATCCAACTGGAACGATCCCCCTCTACAGACAGAGGAAATCTTCACAAGGATAGTGGAGCAGCTAAAGGAAAACCTGAGCAATCGTGGTCTGATAAATCAGAAGATCAAACTCTGGAACGCAAACCAACTCAATGGCTTCATGGTAAAGAATGGTCACTTTGCTCTTGGTAGTAAGATGAAGAAAACACTGAAGTACAACAAAGACGTTGCTCAAAAATTCACCAATAATTTGATAGAGGACTGTAACAGGAGAGTCTCTGAGAAACTGTGGCGCAAAGAGGGCTACTCTGACAGCTACATGAGAGAGTTACTTATAATTGTGGACAAGGGTCTGGAAGTTTTAAAATTAGAGCCATTCATTATGAAACCcaaatttgaggtggacctcaaAGGATACATCTGTAGCAAAGCAGCGGAGTCTTTTCAAGAAATCCAGGAGTCGCtcatgagggaaagagaaattaaAGGGCGATTTCTAAAGGAGCTCAAGGAAAAACACATGCTGAATTTCATGTATCAGTTCCGAAAGAGGGACCAGTGTCAAAGAGCAGCCCAAGCTTTCACCAACCTGTGCCTCAAACCAACAGCTGAAGACTTTATTTACAGCAGCATGGAGAGACAGATATTTCATGATATGCTCCAGCATAAAAATGCACAGCTTTACAGCTCATCAGAGAAGTTCCACTACGGTCTTCTTAAAGACATGCTGCTAAAAGACCGCTTTGAGAATTTCCATGAGTACCTGCAGTCCCATGAGAGCTTCAGTCGGAAGAGCATAGAGAACTTTGTCGCAACACATCTCTCAAGTTCTGTTATGATTGAAGACCGCAGGAAACAGAAAATGCACCAAATCTTTGAACTGATACAGAGATGCATTATTCAGGCATCTGAAAATGGTAGTGGGGTACAGAGCAATGTAAGACTACTACTGGAGAAAATTTGCATCAACCTGCAGAGTCTGGGAGAAATCTTTGTGCCAACTCAAATCTTGGAGGAAACTTTGTTTGACataactatacattgtgaacaCTTCCTCACAGATCTAAAGGAATCAGTTACTGAGCTGTCCTCATCAATTGCCCAAGGATTTAAGGAGAATGAAGATGTTATTGAAGTCTTTGATGACCTCCCCTGTAAACTTCAGAACATGCTATATGAAAGATTGAAGGGCTGTGATCAGCGCTGTCCTTTCTGCAAAGCTCCATGTGACCTGGGAGAAAAGGAACATCAAGTGCATGAAGCCGTTCTGCATCGACCCAAAGGTCTAGTGTGTTATACCAATGCCAACTCCACGACTCTGTCCCACAGCACCTGCTCTGCAGATATTACAGGCAAGAACCAATTCCAAAACAGACATACAGGGGGTCAGTCTCTGCCCTTTAAGGAGTACCAGTCCATCTACCCAGACTGGAATATTTCCCCAGAGGATCCTAGGAACAATGGGGCTGCAGTCTACTGGAGGTATGTGTTTGTGAGGTACAACAGTAGGTTTGCTCAAGAATATCAGTGTGCACCTGCAACATTACCTCAAACTTGGGAAAGAATCAGCCAGGAGGAGGCACTACGGAGCCTAAAAGAGGCCTTCAATATTACAGAGTGA